The following are encoded in a window of Psychrobacter sp. P11F6 genomic DNA:
- a CDS encoding 2-oxo acid dehydrogenase subunit E2 → MDIKAPDLGVDSAEVSEIMVEVGDVIAKDDNIILLESDKASVEVPSSAAGTVTKISVAVGDQVSEGMVLIELESEADNAESNVDTKENSAADEKQKADETAAKPETKPEPAATESASSDANDKPASNAGKSTTHALPDLGVDEAQVSEIMVSVGDIVTADQSILLIESDKASVEVPAPVAGKIEKILVQTGDMVANGQDFIVIMSSGADAADTSESTSDSAEPKPSAPAKSEEKAAAKTTGEPKQSEKSTTPNAVASKQADKLTEAQVNEKLVDVYAGPAVRKLARQLGVDITQVNGSALNDRILKEDLFAHVKESLSTQKTAPASGNVASASLPSLPDMSNVEIWGETTTQDLSRLQKVSIPQLNYNTLLPQVTQFDLSDITETEKLRGELKGSMKAEGIGFTILAFVVKATAYALTQHPRFNSHLNDDNTQVILRKSVNMGIAVATDDGLIVPVIKNVQDKGLKQIAIEIGELAVKARDKKLTTKDLQGASFTISSQGNLGGTAFTPLVNWPQVGILGVSEASMQPRWDAKKQSFEPRLMLPLSLSYDHRVINGADAAVFTRYIATLLADPRRILL, encoded by the coding sequence ATGGATATTAAAGCCCCCGATTTGGGTGTTGATAGCGCCGAAGTCAGCGAAATTATGGTAGAAGTGGGTGATGTCATCGCAAAAGATGACAACATCATTCTATTAGAATCTGACAAAGCCTCAGTTGAAGTACCAAGTTCCGCTGCTGGCACAGTCACCAAAATCAGCGTTGCTGTTGGTGATCAGGTCAGTGAAGGTATGGTACTGATTGAGCTTGAAAGTGAAGCAGACAATGCAGAAAGCAATGTAGACACTAAAGAAAATAGCGCTGCTGACGAGAAGCAAAAGGCAGATGAAACGGCTGCTAAACCAGAAACAAAACCTGAGCCTGCGGCAACTGAATCAGCCTCGTCTGACGCTAATGACAAGCCTGCGTCTAACGCTGGTAAATCGACCACTCATGCATTGCCAGATTTAGGTGTTGATGAAGCGCAAGTTTCTGAAATCATGGTCAGTGTTGGTGACATCGTGACTGCAGATCAATCAATCCTATTGATTGAATCTGACAAAGCATCGGTAGAAGTACCCGCACCAGTCGCTGGTAAGATTGAAAAAATCTTAGTTCAGACTGGTGATATGGTTGCTAATGGTCAAGACTTTATCGTTATCATGAGTAGTGGTGCAGATGCTGCTGATACAAGTGAGTCTACATCAGATAGCGCTGAGCCAAAGCCTTCAGCACCAGCCAAATCAGAAGAAAAAGCTGCTGCTAAAACAACGGGTGAGCCAAAACAGTCAGAAAAATCTACAACGCCTAATGCGGTCGCTAGTAAGCAAGCTGACAAGTTGACTGAAGCACAGGTCAATGAAAAGTTGGTTGACGTATATGCAGGTCCAGCCGTACGTAAGCTGGCGCGTCAGTTAGGTGTCGATATCACCCAAGTGAATGGTTCGGCGCTAAATGATCGCATTCTAAAAGAAGACTTGTTTGCGCATGTTAAAGAAAGCTTAAGCACTCAAAAAACGGCACCTGCCAGTGGCAATGTAGCCAGCGCTAGCCTGCCAAGCTTACCTGACATGAGTAACGTTGAGATTTGGGGTGAAACAACAACCCAAGACCTTAGCCGTCTACAAAAAGTCTCGATACCGCAGCTCAACTACAATACCTTGTTGCCACAAGTGACCCAGTTTGATTTGTCTGATATCACTGAGACAGAAAAACTGCGTGGCGAGCTAAAAGGTAGCATGAAAGCTGAAGGTATCGGCTTCACGATTTTAGCGTTCGTGGTCAAAGCGACGGCCTATGCCTTAACGCAGCATCCACGTTTTAACAGTCATTTAAATGATGACAATACGCAAGTTATCTTGCGTAAAAGTGTCAATATGGGCATCGCGGTGGCAACGGATGATGGTCTCATCGTACCTGTTATCAAGAATGTACAGGATAAAGGCTTGAAGCAAATCGCCATTGAAATTGGTGAGCTTGCGGTAAAAGCGCGTGACAAAAAACTCACTACTAAAGATTTGCAAGGCGCAAGCTTTACCATATCAAGCCAAGGTAACTTGGGTGGTACTGCCTTTACGCCATTAGTAAATTGGCCTCAAGTGGGTATTTTAGGTGTGTCTGAGGCAAGCATGCAGCCACGTTGGGATGCTAAGAAGCAAAGCTTTGAGCCGCGTCTCATGTTGCCATTATCATTGTCTTACGATCACCGTGTGATTAATGGCGCAGATGCTGCCGTATTTACCCGCTATATCGCAACATTGCTGGCTGATCCGCGCCGTATTTTGCTGTAA